The genomic region TGTCCAGCAGACGAATCACCACGCTCTCGCCGTACATCGTCGGGATCGTCGAAACCCGAAGATCCAGTTCCTTGCCGAGCATTTGCACCTTGATTCGGCCGTCCTGCGGCAGCCGGCGTTCGGCAATGTTGAGCTTGGCCATGATCTTGATACGCGAGATCACCGCGGCGGTCGATTTGACCGGCGGCGCGTCGATATCCTGCAACACCCCGTCGATACGCAATCTGACTTTCAACGTCTGCTCGAAAGGCTCGATGTGGATGTCCGAAGCCTTGGTTTCGATGGCGCGCTGCATGATCAGATTGACCATTTTGATCACCGGCGCCTCGCTGGCCAGATCCTTTAAATGCTCCAGATCTTCCTCGCCGCCGTCCTCCACGGCAAGATCGTCGACGATCTTGTCCATTTGCGACCGACCCTCGCCGTACTGCATTTCAAGCGCGGCATCGATTTCCGAAAGCAGGCCGACCTTGACCGCAATCTTTTTCCCTGTCGCCAATTTAAGGGCATCGATGACAAACCGGTCCTCAGGATCCACCATGGTCACGGTAATCTCGTCTTCGTCGTGGTTTATGCCGACGACGTGATTGTGCTTCAAAAAACGCAGGGACACGCTGTCCGGAAGCTGGGTTTCCAGCGGATACTGACCCGAGACCACTTTATCGAAATGTCCGGATTCGACAAAGGCATCGGCCACGTCGAGCTCCGAGCACAATCCCAGCTTGATCAGCAATTGGGGCAGACCTTCCGAAAGGGACGCCTTGCGCACCCGCTCGGCTTTTTTCAGCTCCGCCGCCGACAGTTTATTTTTCCGTTGCAGCGTATAGAGCAGTGATTGATAGGCAGTTTCTTGATCTATCATGACAATATCTCTTGATCTTGTTTAAACGTCGCCGACAATAAGGATTTTGCCGGTCCGATGATCTCGTTCTCGTCGATTTCCCTAATCGAATAATCTTCCTTGTTCAGTTTGTACGGATTCACAGGCGAATGCGATTTGACCACTTTATTGATGTCTGTCTGGTAAACCCTGGAGACCGGCGTCGGACCGAAAAGGGTAATCGACGGCCTGTTCAGAGCCCAGGCCATATGAGTGGGCCCGGTATCGTTCCCGATCAGCAAATCCGCTTTCGCAATCAGCGCCTTCAAGGCATTCAGATCCAGTCTTTTCGGTATGACTTTAATCAATCGGGACCGTTCGGCCATCCATTCCGCTTTCGCCCTTTCCTGCTCGTTTCCCCAGACTGCAATGCAATTTTCCTGCAACGCTTCGGCGATATTAACAAATTTTTCCGGGGGATAATTGCGGCTTTCCCAGGTCGAACCGATGACGAAGACGATGTTGGGCTTATCCTTTAACAAATAATCATAGATGATCGGGTCTTCATTGCGAAAAAATAAAAAAGGTCTTTTGCCGACGATTTGCTCGCGGCTAATCCCCAGTCCAAGAGGCCTGGATAAAATCAGCGCGTTCCGGTCGATGGTATTGGCGTCGTAGGCGCAGGCAATTTTCACGTCGTACAGCCAGGAAGCGGCTTTTTCCCGGATCGAATGGCAGTCGAATCCGGCGATGTGCTGGCAAATTTCCGAGGCTTTGCGGGTATGCGCGCAGGGAATCGGGCAATTGCTGATGAGCCTGGCGACCACGGCCGATTTCAGCAGGCCTTGCGCATCGATGATCAGATTATAACGGTGCCCGGCATAACTTCGAATCTTTCTGAATTCCTGAAAAAAAGCCGACTTGTCGTTTTTCAATGCTCTCAGATTGACCGTCAATATACGATCGATATCGGGGTTGTGGGCTAACAGCTCGGCATAACATTCTTCGACCACCCAATCGATCCGGATGTCCCGAGCATACTCTTTGATGAACTGAAGCGCCACCATGGCATGGACGATATCGCCCAGAGCGGATAATTTGACTATCGCGACACGCATGGTCAGCCCGGCCTCGCTTCGTCAAGCATTTGCAACACCCGCTCCGTCCTGATTCCGGTCAAACACCGGGCGTGTTCCGGATGGCCGGCCGGATAAAGGGGGCAAGTGCGTTTAAAACAGGGCGCGCAAGGCAGATGCAGTGAAACGACTTTGGCCCTGGCGTTCAGAGGCGGCGTAAAGCCTGGATCCGACGAACCGTAAAGGGCTATGACCGGTTTATTCAAAGCCGAGGCCACATGCATCAAGCCCGAGTCGTTGCTGACTACGGCCGTGGCCAGCGACATCAGATCCACGGCTTCGGCCAGCGAGGTCCGGCCGGTAAAATCGAGACAAACTCCTCCGGTTTCCCGGTTGATTTGTTCCGCAATCGTCCGGTCCTTTCCGGACCCGAACAGCCAGACCTGCCAGCCTTCGCCGGCTTTAATCCGGGCCAATTCGGCAAAACGGGAGGCCGGCCAGCGCTTGGCCGGGCCGTATTCGGCGCCCGGACATAATGCCAAGATAGGACCGCCCAAAACCAGCCGAAACTTGTCGGCTACTGCTTGCTGCCGCTCCCGGGTTACGGCAATGGAAGGCATGGGGTACGCCGGCGGTAAAGGCGCATTTTTCGGCAGTCCCAACGCCACGAAGCGCTGCACCGTCATCGGCAAAAGCGTCTTGTCCAGGCGGCGGACATCGTTGAGCAATCCCCAGCGGCACTCGCCGATATAACCGGTACGCAGCGGTATTTTGGCAATCCAGGGCACAATGGCCGATTTCCAGGAATTGGGCAAAACGATGGCGCGGTCATAACCTTCGGCCCGCAGCTTCCGGCCCAGCCGGACCCGTTCCGGCAAGCCGAACTGGCCGTGCGCAAGCGGCATGGCCACGGTCCCGGCGACTTCGGGCATGCGTGCCAACAGAGAAAAAGTCCAGGCCGGCGCCAGGACATCGATTCGACAGTCCGGCTGCCGTTCTTTCAGAGTAATAAACAGACTTTGCGCCATCACCATATCGCCGACCCACGAAGGGCCGACGATGAGAATCTTGCCGGCAAAGTCTGGAATCAGTGTTTTTTTCAAATTTTATTTGGCAACATAGGTCAGCCATTCGGCATGGTCGTTTCTGCGGCCGTGGACGTAGTCGAAATAGAGCGCCTGCAACTTTTCCGTGATGGGCCCGCGGCCACCGTTGCCGATCTTGCGCCCGTCGTATTCCCTGATCGGAGTCACTTCGGCGGCCGAACCGGTGAAAAAAGCTTCGTCGGCCACATACACTTCATCCCGCGTGATGCGTTTAACCGTCACCGGCAAGCCCTGCTCGGCAGCAATGGTCATGATGGTATCGCGGGTAATGCCTTCCAGCGCGGACGTCGTCTCCGGCGTATAAAGGCTGCCGTCTCGGACGATGAACAGGTTTTCGCCGCTGCCTTCCGCGGCAAAGCCTTCGTGATCCAGCAGCAAGGCCTCGTCGTAGCCGGTCGACTGGGCTTCCTGCAGGGCCAGAATGGAATTGATGTAATTGCCGTTGGCCTTGGCCTTGCACATCGTGCTGTTGACGTGATTCCGGGTATAGGACGACGTTCTGATGCGGATGCCTTTCTCCATGTTTTCGGCCCCGAGATAAGCCCCCCAGGTCCAGGCCGCGATCATGACGTGAACTTTCAGGTTGTCCGCTCTAAGACCCATGCCTTCGGAACCGAAGAAGCACATGGTCCGGATGTAGGCGCTGTCGAGTTTGTTCTTGACGATCGCAGCGCATTGCGCCTGATTGATCTCGTCCTTGGAAAAAGGCATCGGCATGTTCATGATGTGCGCCGACCGGAACAATCGGTCGGTATGCTCCTTCATTTTGAAAATTGCCGTCCCCTGCTCGGCATGATAGGCTCTCAGCCCTTCAAACACGCCCGCTCCGTAATGCAGGGTGTGCGTCAATACGTGGACTTTGGCGTCACGCCACTCAACCCATTTTCCGTCCAGCCAAATAACGCCGTCTCTATCGTCCATCGTCATCTTTGATACTCCAACAGTTTTTTCTAAAATAATCGGTATCGGGTATGAACGCAGGCCACAGCATGCCTCATCCGCAAAAGGGGAATTGTACTATAAACTGCCCTTCAGCAATACCGGCTTGAATCAGAAATCGATCAAGCAATTAAAACAATCTCTTACACAAGACAGAAGTTTTTTCATTCTTATCCCCGTGCCGTCATTCCTTCGCTCGAATTCTGCATGATCGGCCTCGAGCCGTCCGCCGCAAAGATTGTTTGTCGACACCACCTTGGGTCTCCTTATAAAGGTTTAGAGCGATCATTGCAAGTCCGGCGTGGCAGACTCCCGCCCGGCGATCGCAAGATTGACTCGTTTTTCCAATCCGGTTACCGTTTCCTTACTCTCAACATTTTTAGCAGGTAGACCGCCATGTTCGATGCACCGACTTCTCCAGCCGACGATGTTATTCATCACTTTTTTGCGACCCCGCTGAATACGCTCCTTGCGGAACGCCAGGCCGGCAACCCGGAAGAAAAGGCATTGGCCCTGTTTCGCCGCTGCATCGCCGAAGTCCCTGCTTACGTAGACTTTCTGAGGTCCCGAGGCATCGATCCGGTCGAAATTAATTCCTGTTCGGCTTTTCGGAAGCTGCCGCTGATGGGCAAGGCCGACTACATGCAGGCCTATCCCCTGCCGGAGCGCTGCCTCGGCGGCAGCCTCAAGGGCTCCGACCGGGTGGCGGTCTCTTCCGGCTCTACCGGCCGGCCAACCTTCTGGCCGCGTTCGGCCTTGCACGAACTGGACGTGGCGATCCGCTTCGAGCAGGTCTTCCATGACAGCTTCCAGGCCCATCGGCGCAGCACGCTGGCCGTGGTCTGTTTCGCGTTGGGCAACTGGGTGGGCGGTCTGTATACGACGTCCTGCTGCTGGCACCTGGCGGCCAAAGGGTATCCGTTGTTGGTGGCCACGCCCGGCAACAACAAGGCGGAAATCTTTCGTGTGGTGCGCGAGTTGGCCCCTCATTTCGAACAGACGGTGCTGCTCGGTTATCCGCCTTTCGTCAAGGACGTGGTCGACGCCGGGCTCGCCGAAGGCATCGACTGGCCAAGATACAATCCCAAGCTGGTCTTTGCCGGCGAAGTGTTCAGCGAAGAATGGCGCAGCCTGATGGCTCAGCGCATAGACTCTTCCGCACCGTGCCACGACAGCGCTTCACTCTACGGCACGGCCGACGGCGGCGTGCTCGGCAACGAAACGCCCCTCAGCATCGCCATCCGGCGTTGGCTGGCCCGGCATCCGGAAGCGGCCCGACGCCTGTTCGGCGAATCGCGGCTGCCGACGCTGGTGCAGTACGATCCAATCAGCCGTTTCTTCGAAGTGCACGAAGGAACCCTGGTCGTTTCGGGAGAGAACAGCGTTCCGCTGGTGCGCTATCACATCGCCGACAAGGGCGGACTGATCAGCTTCGAGGACATGTGGGATTTTCTGAAGGAATACGGACTATCGACAACCTCGGAGCTCGGCCTGAACGCGGATTTTCAGCCGCGCAACCTGCCGTTTGTCTATGTCTTCGGCCGCGCGGATTTTACCGTATCTTATTACGGCGCCAATATTTATCCCGAGAACGTCACGGTCGGTCTGGAACAGACGGAAATACAAGCCTGGGCGACTGGAAAATTCGTGCTGGAAACACAGGAAACCGGGAACGGCGACAAATATCTGCACGTTGTCGTTGAATTGCTGCCGGGCGTGGAAGCGGACTCAAGGATGGCCAACGTCATGGCCGAATCCATCCGTAGCCAGTTGCTTCGGCTGAACAGCGAGTTTGCCAACTACACGCCGGTCGAACGACAGCTTCCTCGAGTTACGCTCCGCCCTTTTTCGGATTCCGACTATTTTCCGGCGGGAGTGAAGCACCGTTACACTCGAAGGAAACCGGAACAATAACCGATCCTGCGAAGGATTCAGTCTGAAAAAACCGGCTTAAAACCAGCTTACTCAAGCCATTCGCCAATTTGCGGCATCCCGGTATTTACCTGCCGCTACTTTTCATGAAACCTCAGAGCGCCAGGCACCCTGAGGTTTCTTTGGACACAGACTTAACGAACTATCATGAACGCATTGGTTGCCGTCGCCGACTGGCCATCCGGGTTCTTGACAGTCATGCTTTTGCTGCCCGTTGACGCCGACGAAGACAGGTTCGCCTTGACGGAACAAGACGTGCTTGTGCAGCTTACCGACTGAACCGTGATGCCGGTGGCAGGGCTGATCGTTACCGTCGGCGCCGAACTGAAATTGGTGCCGGTCACAGTGAAGGTCTGGGTGGTGTTTTTAATCACGAACCGGGGAGAGATGCTTGCGATAGTAGGCGCTCCGGCGGTGTCGGCAACCGTGATAGGTCCTTCGAGAACAGTCCAAGGGTTGAGATTCGTGGTAATCGTGCTCACCACGGTCAGGCTCGCGGTATCGATAATGGAAACGGTGCCGCCGAGCGGATTGGTGACGTAGAGCTTGCTGCCGTCGTGGTTAAGCTGAACCCAGTAGGGTCCCGTACCGGTTGGAATCGATTGGGTAGTCCAAGCCCCTATATTAATCACGACCACGCTATTGGCATTGGCCACCGCGACATACGCACGAGCGCCATCGGGCGAGACGGTGATTGCCCAAGGGGTCGAGCCCACTGAAATGGTTTGTATCACCGCAGGCGTTGAAGCCGTAGTATCGATAACCGATGAAGTACCGGCTGTGGTATTGGTAGTGATCACGTACTTATTGTCGGGAGTAACCG from Methylosarcina fibrata AML-C10 harbors:
- the gspE gene encoding type II secretion system ATPase GspE; translation: MIDQETAYQSLLYTLQRKNKLSAAELKKAERVRKASLSEGLPQLLIKLGLCSELDVADAFVESGHFDKVVSGQYPLETQLPDSVSLRFLKHNHVVGINHDEDEITVTMVDPEDRFVIDALKLATGKKIAVKVGLLSEIDAALEMQYGEGRSQMDKIVDDLAVEDGGEEDLEHLKDLASEAPVIKMVNLIMQRAIETKASDIHIEPFEQTLKVRLRIDGVLQDIDAPPVKSTAAVISRIKIMAKLNIAERRLPQDGRIKVQMLGKELDLRVSTIPTMYGESVVIRLLDKESVVLDFATLGFSGRHSEKFLEILAQPHGIILITGPTGSGKSTTLYTALKTLNTAERKIITVEDPVEYQLEGVNQIQAKPQIGLTFASALRSIVRQDPDVIMIGEMRDLETAKIAVQSALTGHLVLSTLHTNDAAGGITRLLDMGLEEYLLTSTVNGILAQRLVRKLCEKCKKGQPASPEIIGEMKLRRFVPEGDILLYKPVGCSACGGLGYRGRQAIIEFLVMTDPIRKLVMAHEEAGVIQKMAIEEGMSTMYEDGLAKALKGITTLEEVLRVTTEA
- the waaC gene encoding lipopolysaccharide heptosyltransferase I, with product MRVAIVKLSALGDIVHAMVALQFIKEYARDIRIDWVVEECYAELLAHNPDIDRILTVNLRALKNDKSAFFQEFRKIRSYAGHRYNLIIDAQGLLKSAVVARLISNCPIPCAHTRKASEICQHIAGFDCHSIREKAASWLYDVKIACAYDANTIDRNALILSRPLGLGISREQIVGKRPFLFFRNEDPIIYDYLLKDKPNIVFVIGSTWESRNYPPEKFVNIAEALQENCIAVWGNEQERAKAEWMAERSRLIKVIPKRLDLNALKALIAKADLLIGNDTGPTHMAWALNRPSITLFGPTPVSRVYQTDINKVVKSHSPVNPYKLNKEDYSIREIDENEIIGPAKSLLSATFKQDQEILS
- the waaF gene encoding lipopolysaccharide heptosyltransferase II, yielding MKKTLIPDFAGKILIVGPSWVGDMVMAQSLFITLKERQPDCRIDVLAPAWTFSLLARMPEVAGTVAMPLAHGQFGLPERVRLGRKLRAEGYDRAIVLPNSWKSAIVPWIAKIPLRTGYIGECRWGLLNDVRRLDKTLLPMTVQRFVALGLPKNAPLPPAYPMPSIAVTRERQQAVADKFRLVLGGPILALCPGAEYGPAKRWPASRFAELARIKAGEGWQVWLFGSGKDRTIAEQINRETGGVCLDFTGRTSLAEAVDLMSLATAVVSNDSGLMHVASALNKPVIALYGSSDPGFTPPLNARAKVVSLHLPCAPCFKRTCPLYPAGHPEHARCLTGIRTERVLQMLDEARPG
- a CDS encoding branched-chain amino acid transaminase; the protein is MTMDDRDGVIWLDGKWVEWRDAKVHVLTHTLHYGAGVFEGLRAYHAEQGTAIFKMKEHTDRLFRSAHIMNMPMPFSKDEINQAQCAAIVKNKLDSAYIRTMCFFGSEGMGLRADNLKVHVMIAAWTWGAYLGAENMEKGIRIRTSSYTRNHVNSTMCKAKANGNYINSILALQEAQSTGYDEALLLDHEGFAAEGSGENLFIVRDGSLYTPETTSALEGITRDTIMTIAAEQGLPVTVKRITRDEVYVADEAFFTGSAAEVTPIREYDGRKIGNGGRGPITEKLQALYFDYVHGRRNDHAEWLTYVAK
- a CDS encoding phenylacetate--CoA ligase family protein — its product is MFDAPTSPADDVIHHFFATPLNTLLAERQAGNPEEKALALFRRCIAEVPAYVDFLRSRGIDPVEINSCSAFRKLPLMGKADYMQAYPLPERCLGGSLKGSDRVAVSSGSTGRPTFWPRSALHELDVAIRFEQVFHDSFQAHRRSTLAVVCFALGNWVGGLYTTSCCWHLAAKGYPLLVATPGNNKAEIFRVVRELAPHFEQTVLLGYPPFVKDVVDAGLAEGIDWPRYNPKLVFAGEVFSEEWRSLMAQRIDSSAPCHDSASLYGTADGGVLGNETPLSIAIRRWLARHPEAARRLFGESRLPTLVQYDPISRFFEVHEGTLVVSGENSVPLVRYHIADKGGLISFEDMWDFLKEYGLSTTSELGLNADFQPRNLPFVYVFGRADFTVSYYGANIYPENVTVGLEQTEIQAWATGKFVLETQETGNGDKYLHVVVELLPGVEADSRMANVMAESIRSQLLRLNSEFANYTPVERQLPRVTLRPFSDSDYFPAGVKHRYTRRKPEQ
- a CDS encoding YVTN family beta-propeller repeat protein, with amino-acid sequence MTFVDDATGTELGRTTTGSVTLRLVLSPDSKKLYSSNQTSGTVSVLDPSTRALLATITVGNKPEFMVHHPTSNKLYVDNKDDGTVSVIDTTTNTVTKTVAVGAAPRFMVYAGGFVYVGNTAAGTVSVIDASTDTVKKTITVGSAPRNIQVSPDGSKIYVANYGSSTVSAIDTATQKVAWTAAVGTNPSYVAVTPDNKYVITTNTTAGTSSVIDTTASTPAVIQTISVGSTPWAITVSPDGARAYVAVANANSVVVINIGAWTTQSIPTGTGPYWVQLNHDGSKLYVTNPLGGTVSIIDTASLTVVSTITTNLNPWTVLEGPITVADTAGAPTIASISPRFVIKNTTQTFTVTGTNFSSAPTVTISPATGITVQSVSCTSTSCSVKANLSSSASTGSKSMTVKNPDGQSATATNAFMIVR